Proteins encoded together in one Xenopus laevis strain J_2021 chromosome 6L, Xenopus_laevis_v10.1, whole genome shotgun sequence window:
- the mybl1.L gene encoding myb-related protein A isoform X1 translates to MAGRARSEDEEEDGQFTEHDYDVSLQKGPKKPWSKLRWTKDEDDKVKKLVEKHGEDWGVVARHFINRSEVQCQHRWHKVLSPELVKGPWTKEEDQRVIELVHKYGPKKWSIIAKHLKGRIGKQCRERWHNHLNPDVKKSSWTEEEDRIIYSAHKRMGNRWAEIAKLLPGRTDNSIKNHWNSTMKRKVEQEGYLQDLMNCDRPSKLQAKSCAAPNHLQAQNQFYIPVQTQIPRYSSLSHDDNCIEIQNSFSFIQPFVDADDPEKEKRIKELELLLMSAENEVRRKRVPSGSSLSWSESYHMGESMSNTMSHLEEQTHDFYSLDEIPNTSGQQSVEDKILAPEANIVLQPLETIPEFSETLELIDVDTVDWNNIESFELPFTASPAKQTPMKWIHEISPECALNSCLVQADGRGSASRVLSSSPAIKFYSPPTILRKKKIHSDLSLTPEVRDASNVVLKGTPVKTRQYSPLQLFRSGNVQNHLNLDNLPLTSTPVCGQKISATPLQRQITPKKDKENAGFRTPTIRRSLMAVTPRTPTPFKNALAAQEKKYGPLRTVMQPLIFVEEDIMEVLKEETEKDVFIKEEKESDCKPMKHEHVSTVRKVRKSLILDSCDKEELGADFLAPDEVSQSQNGNTLPTSFLMIPLGERQDQKCDENTDTRKGSVMQRKKYIPATRNVKLQSSVQPLCEWEAVVYGKTEDQLIMTEQARRYLDTYKPTSSSGLRHLIL, encoded by the exons AACCGTTCAGAAGTACAGTGCCAGCATCGTTGGCACAAGGTTTTGAGTCCTGAACTTGTCAAAGGACCATGGACCAAAGAGGAGGATCAAAGG GTTATTGAATTAGTTCATAAATATGGCCCCAAGAAATGGTCTATAATTGCCAAGCATTTAAAAGGGAGAATCGGAAAGCAGTGCAGGGAGAGATGGCACAATCACCTAAACCCTGATGTGAAAAAGTCCTCCTGGACAGAAGAAGAGGATCGCATCATATACAGTGCCCACAAGCGCATGGGGAACAGATGGGCAGAAATTGCCAAGCTACTTCCGGGCAG gaCTGATAATTCGATAAAAAATCACTGGAATTCTACCATGAAACGAAAGGTGGAGCAAGAAGGCTATTTACAGGATCTAATGAACTGTGACCGACCGTCCAAACTCCAGGCCAAATCCTGTGCCGCACCTAATCACTTGCAAGCACAAAACCAGTTTTATATTCCAGTCCAGACACAG ATTCCAAGATATAGCTCTTTGTCCCACGATGACAACTGCATAGAGATTCAAAATTCCTTTTCTTTTATCCAG CCCTTTGTTGATGCGGATGatcctgaaaaagaaaagagaataaaggAACTTGAGTTGCTACTTATGTCAGCTGAGAATGAAGTCAGAAGAAAGCGGGTACCATCT GGGAGTTCTTTAAGCTGGTCAGAAAGTTATCATATGGGGGAGAGCATGTCCAATACAATGAGCCACTTAGAAGAACAAACACATGACTTCTATAGCCTAGATGAAATACCCAACACCTCTGGGCAGCAAAGTGTGGAGGACAAGATTTTGGCTCCAGAAGCAAACATTGTACTGCAGCCTCTGGAGACAATCCCAGAATTTTCAGAAACCTTAGAGCTGATTGATGTG gaTACTGTTGATTGGAATAACATTGAAAGCTTTGAGTTGCCCTTTACTGCTTCCCCTGCCAAGCAGACGCCAATGAAATGGATCCATGAGATTTCTCCAGAGTGTGCACTTAACTCTTGCTTGGTGCAGGCGGATGGAAGGGGTTCAGCAAGTAGAGTGCTCTCCTCATCTCCTGCTATAAAGTTTTACTCACCCCCGACAATTCTAAGGAAGAAGAAAATTCACTCTGATTTGTCGCTTACTCCAGAAGTACGGGATGCCAGCAATGTTGTTCTAAAGGGGACACCAGTAAAAACACGCCAGTATTCCCCCTTACAG TTATTTCGCTCTGGAAATGTTCAAAACCATTTGAATCTTGACAACCTACCTCTCACCTCCACGCCAGTATGTGGGCAGAAAATCTCTGCAACTCCCCTACAGAGGCAAATTACAcctaaaaaagataaagaaaatgcTGG CTTTAGAACACCTACTATAAGAAGATCTTTAATGGCCGTGACTCCTAGAACACCTACTCCATTTAAAAATGCTCTTGCTGCCCAGGAAAAGAAGTACGGACCCCTCAGAACCGTG ATGCAGCCTCTGATCTTTGTTGAAGAGGATATCATGGAGGTTTTAAAGGAAGAAACTGAGAAAGATGTCTTCATAAAAGAGGAAAAGGAATCTGATTGTAAACCAATGAAACATGAG CACGTTTCTACGGTGAGGAAAGTTCGCAAATCATTGATCCTTGACAGCTGCGATAAAGAGGAACTTGGTGCTGATTTCCTGGCTCCGGATGAAGTTTCTCAATCTCAG AATGGGAATACACTTCCTACATCTTTTCTCATGATACCTTTGGGGGAGAGACAAGACCAAAAGTGTGATGAGAACACCGACACTCGTAAAGGAAGTGTAATGCAAAGGAAAAAGTACATTCCTGCCACGAGAAATGTCAAGTTGCAAAGTTCTGTGCAG CCTCTCTGCGAATGGGAAGCTGTTGTGTATGGGAAGACAGAAGACCAATTAATCATGACGGAGCAAGCAAGGAGATACCTTGATACCTACAAACCAACTTCCAGTTCTGGACTAAGGCACCTCATTTTATGA
- the mybl1.L gene encoding myb-related protein A isoform X2, whose translation MAGRARSEDEEEDGQFTEHDYDVSLQKGPKKPWSKLRWTKDEDDKVKKLVEKHGEDWGVVARHFINRSEVQCQHRWHKVLSPELVKGPWTKEEDQRVIELVHKYGPKKWSIIAKHLKGRIGKQCRERWHNHLNPDVKKSSWTEEEDRIIYSAHKRMGNRWAEIAKLLPGRTDNSIKNHWNSTMKRKVEQEGYLQDLMNCDRPSKLQAKSCAAPNHLQAQNQFYIPVQTQIPRYSSLSHDDNCIEIQNSFSFIQGSSLSWSESYHMGESMSNTMSHLEEQTHDFYSLDEIPNTSGQQSVEDKILAPEANIVLQPLETIPEFSETLELIDVDTVDWNNIESFELPFTASPAKQTPMKWIHEISPECALNSCLVQADGRGSASRVLSSSPAIKFYSPPTILRKKKIHSDLSLTPEVRDASNVVLKGTPVKTRQYSPLQLFRSGNVQNHLNLDNLPLTSTPVCGQKISATPLQRQITPKKDKENAGFRTPTIRRSLMAVTPRTPTPFKNALAAQEKKYGPLRTVMQPLIFVEEDIMEVLKEETEKDVFIKEEKESDCKPMKHEHVSTVRKVRKSLILDSCDKEELGADFLAPDEVSQSQNGNTLPTSFLMIPLGERQDQKCDENTDTRKGSVMQRKKYIPATRNVKLQSSVQPLCEWEAVVYGKTEDQLIMTEQARRYLDTYKPTSSSGLRHLIL comes from the exons AACCGTTCAGAAGTACAGTGCCAGCATCGTTGGCACAAGGTTTTGAGTCCTGAACTTGTCAAAGGACCATGGACCAAAGAGGAGGATCAAAGG GTTATTGAATTAGTTCATAAATATGGCCCCAAGAAATGGTCTATAATTGCCAAGCATTTAAAAGGGAGAATCGGAAAGCAGTGCAGGGAGAGATGGCACAATCACCTAAACCCTGATGTGAAAAAGTCCTCCTGGACAGAAGAAGAGGATCGCATCATATACAGTGCCCACAAGCGCATGGGGAACAGATGGGCAGAAATTGCCAAGCTACTTCCGGGCAG gaCTGATAATTCGATAAAAAATCACTGGAATTCTACCATGAAACGAAAGGTGGAGCAAGAAGGCTATTTACAGGATCTAATGAACTGTGACCGACCGTCCAAACTCCAGGCCAAATCCTGTGCCGCACCTAATCACTTGCAAGCACAAAACCAGTTTTATATTCCAGTCCAGACACAG ATTCCAAGATATAGCTCTTTGTCCCACGATGACAACTGCATAGAGATTCAAAATTCCTTTTCTTTTATCCAG GGGAGTTCTTTAAGCTGGTCAGAAAGTTATCATATGGGGGAGAGCATGTCCAATACAATGAGCCACTTAGAAGAACAAACACATGACTTCTATAGCCTAGATGAAATACCCAACACCTCTGGGCAGCAAAGTGTGGAGGACAAGATTTTGGCTCCAGAAGCAAACATTGTACTGCAGCCTCTGGAGACAATCCCAGAATTTTCAGAAACCTTAGAGCTGATTGATGTG gaTACTGTTGATTGGAATAACATTGAAAGCTTTGAGTTGCCCTTTACTGCTTCCCCTGCCAAGCAGACGCCAATGAAATGGATCCATGAGATTTCTCCAGAGTGTGCACTTAACTCTTGCTTGGTGCAGGCGGATGGAAGGGGTTCAGCAAGTAGAGTGCTCTCCTCATCTCCTGCTATAAAGTTTTACTCACCCCCGACAATTCTAAGGAAGAAGAAAATTCACTCTGATTTGTCGCTTACTCCAGAAGTACGGGATGCCAGCAATGTTGTTCTAAAGGGGACACCAGTAAAAACACGCCAGTATTCCCCCTTACAG TTATTTCGCTCTGGAAATGTTCAAAACCATTTGAATCTTGACAACCTACCTCTCACCTCCACGCCAGTATGTGGGCAGAAAATCTCTGCAACTCCCCTACAGAGGCAAATTACAcctaaaaaagataaagaaaatgcTGG CTTTAGAACACCTACTATAAGAAGATCTTTAATGGCCGTGACTCCTAGAACACCTACTCCATTTAAAAATGCTCTTGCTGCCCAGGAAAAGAAGTACGGACCCCTCAGAACCGTG ATGCAGCCTCTGATCTTTGTTGAAGAGGATATCATGGAGGTTTTAAAGGAAGAAACTGAGAAAGATGTCTTCATAAAAGAGGAAAAGGAATCTGATTGTAAACCAATGAAACATGAG CACGTTTCTACGGTGAGGAAAGTTCGCAAATCATTGATCCTTGACAGCTGCGATAAAGAGGAACTTGGTGCTGATTTCCTGGCTCCGGATGAAGTTTCTCAATCTCAG AATGGGAATACACTTCCTACATCTTTTCTCATGATACCTTTGGGGGAGAGACAAGACCAAAAGTGTGATGAGAACACCGACACTCGTAAAGGAAGTGTAATGCAAAGGAAAAAGTACATTCCTGCCACGAGAAATGTCAAGTTGCAAAGTTCTGTGCAG CCTCTCTGCGAATGGGAAGCTGTTGTGTATGGGAAGACAGAAGACCAATTAATCATGACGGAGCAAGCAAGGAGATACCTTGATACCTACAAACCAACTTCCAGTTCTGGACTAAGGCACCTCATTTTATGA
- the mybl1.L gene encoding myb-related protein A isoform X3: protein MAGRARSEDEEEDGQFTEHDYDVSLQKGPKKPWSKLRWTKDEDDKVKKLVEKHGEDWGVVARHFINRSEVQCQHRWHKVLSPELVKGPWTKEEDQRVIELVHKYGPKKWSIIAKHLKGRIGKQCRERWHNHLNPDVKKSSWTEEEDRIIYSAHKRMGNRWAEIAKLLPGRTDNSIKNHWNSTMKRKVEQEGYLQDLMNCDRPSKLQAKSCAAPNHLQAQNQFYIPVQTQIPRYSSLSHDDNCIEIQNSFSFIQQPFVDADDPEKEKRIKELELLLMSAENEVRRKRVPSGSSLSWSESYHMGESMSNTMSHLEEQTHDFYSLDEIPNTSGQQSVEDKILAPEANIVLQPLETIPEFSETLELIDVDTVDWNNIESFELPFTASPAKQTPMKWIHEISPECALNSCLVQADGRGSASRVLSSSPAIKFYSPPTILRKKKIHSDLSLTPEVRDASNVVLKGTPVKTRQYSPLQLFRSGNVQNHLNLDNLPLTSTPVCGQKISATPLQRQITPKKDKENAGFRTPTIRRSLMAVTPRTPTPFKNALAAQEKKYGPLRTVMQPLIFVEEDIMEVLKEETEKDVFIKEEKESDCKPMKHEHVSTVRKVRKSLILDSCDKEELGADFLAPDEVSQSQPLCEWEAVVYGKTEDQLIMTEQARRYLDTYKPTSSSGLRHLIL from the exons AACCGTTCAGAAGTACAGTGCCAGCATCGTTGGCACAAGGTTTTGAGTCCTGAACTTGTCAAAGGACCATGGACCAAAGAGGAGGATCAAAGG GTTATTGAATTAGTTCATAAATATGGCCCCAAGAAATGGTCTATAATTGCCAAGCATTTAAAAGGGAGAATCGGAAAGCAGTGCAGGGAGAGATGGCACAATCACCTAAACCCTGATGTGAAAAAGTCCTCCTGGACAGAAGAAGAGGATCGCATCATATACAGTGCCCACAAGCGCATGGGGAACAGATGGGCAGAAATTGCCAAGCTACTTCCGGGCAG gaCTGATAATTCGATAAAAAATCACTGGAATTCTACCATGAAACGAAAGGTGGAGCAAGAAGGCTATTTACAGGATCTAATGAACTGTGACCGACCGTCCAAACTCCAGGCCAAATCCTGTGCCGCACCTAATCACTTGCAAGCACAAAACCAGTTTTATATTCCAGTCCAGACACAG ATTCCAAGATATAGCTCTTTGTCCCACGATGACAACTGCATAGAGATTCAAAATTCCTTTTCTTTTATCCAG CAGCCCTTTGTTGATGCGGATGatcctgaaaaagaaaagagaataaaggAACTTGAGTTGCTACTTATGTCAGCTGAGAATGAAGTCAGAAGAAAGCGGGTACCATCT GGGAGTTCTTTAAGCTGGTCAGAAAGTTATCATATGGGGGAGAGCATGTCCAATACAATGAGCCACTTAGAAGAACAAACACATGACTTCTATAGCCTAGATGAAATACCCAACACCTCTGGGCAGCAAAGTGTGGAGGACAAGATTTTGGCTCCAGAAGCAAACATTGTACTGCAGCCTCTGGAGACAATCCCAGAATTTTCAGAAACCTTAGAGCTGATTGATGTG gaTACTGTTGATTGGAATAACATTGAAAGCTTTGAGTTGCCCTTTACTGCTTCCCCTGCCAAGCAGACGCCAATGAAATGGATCCATGAGATTTCTCCAGAGTGTGCACTTAACTCTTGCTTGGTGCAGGCGGATGGAAGGGGTTCAGCAAGTAGAGTGCTCTCCTCATCTCCTGCTATAAAGTTTTACTCACCCCCGACAATTCTAAGGAAGAAGAAAATTCACTCTGATTTGTCGCTTACTCCAGAAGTACGGGATGCCAGCAATGTTGTTCTAAAGGGGACACCAGTAAAAACACGCCAGTATTCCCCCTTACAG TTATTTCGCTCTGGAAATGTTCAAAACCATTTGAATCTTGACAACCTACCTCTCACCTCCACGCCAGTATGTGGGCAGAAAATCTCTGCAACTCCCCTACAGAGGCAAATTACAcctaaaaaagataaagaaaatgcTGG CTTTAGAACACCTACTATAAGAAGATCTTTAATGGCCGTGACTCCTAGAACACCTACTCCATTTAAAAATGCTCTTGCTGCCCAGGAAAAGAAGTACGGACCCCTCAGAACCGTG ATGCAGCCTCTGATCTTTGTTGAAGAGGATATCATGGAGGTTTTAAAGGAAGAAACTGAGAAAGATGTCTTCATAAAAGAGGAAAAGGAATCTGATTGTAAACCAATGAAACATGAG CACGTTTCTACGGTGAGGAAAGTTCGCAAATCATTGATCCTTGACAGCTGCGATAAAGAGGAACTTGGTGCTGATTTCCTGGCTCCGGATGAAGTTTCTCAATCTCAG CCTCTCTGCGAATGGGAAGCTGTTGTGTATGGGAAGACAGAAGACCAATTAATCATGACGGAGCAAGCAAGGAGATACCTTGATACCTACAAACCAACTTCCAGTTCTGGACTAAGGCACCTCATTTTATGA
- the mybl1.L gene encoding myb-related protein A (The RefSeq protein has 6 substitutions, 1 non-frameshifting indel compared to this genomic sequence) has protein sequence MAGRARSEDEEEDGQFTEHDYDVSLQKGPKKPWSKLRWTKDEDDKVKKLVEKHGEDWGVVARHFINRSEVQCQHRWHKVLSPELVKGPWTKEEDQRVIELVHKYGPKKWSIIAKHLKGRIGKQCRERWHNHLNPDVKKSSWTEEEDRIIYSAHKRMGNRWAEIAKLLPGRTDNSIKNHWNSTMKRKVEQEGYLQDLMNCDRPSKLQAKSCAAPNHLQAQNQFYIPVQTQIPRYSSLSHDDNCIEIQNSFSFIQQPFVDADDPEKEKRIKELELLLMSAENEVRRKRVPSGSSLTWSESYHMGESMSNTMSHLEEQTHDFYSLDEIPNTSGQQSVEDKILAPEANIVLQPLETIPEFSETLELIDVDTVDWNNIESFELPFTASPAKHTPMKWIHEISPECALNSCLVQADGRGSASRVLSSSPAMPKFYSPPTILRKKKIHPDLSLTPEVRDASNVVLKGTPVKTRQYSPLQLFRSGNVQNHLNLDNLPLTSTPVCGQKISATPLQRQITPKKDKENAGFRTPTIRRSLMAVTPRTPTPFKNALAAQEKKYGPLRTVMQPLIFVEEDIMEVLKKETEKDVFIKEEKESDCKPMKQEHVSTVRKVRKSLILDSCDKEELGADFLAPDEVSQSQNGNTLPTSFLMIPLGERQDQKCDENTDTRKGSVMQRKNYIPATRNVKLQSSVQPLCEWEAVVYGKTEDQLIMTEQARRYLDTYKPTSSSGLRHLIL, from the exons AACCGTTCAGAAGTACAGTGCCAGCATCGTTGGCACAAGGTTTTGAGTCCTGAACTTGTCAAAGGACCATGGACCAAAGAGGAGGATCAAAGG GTTATTGAATTAGTTCATAAATATGGCCCCAAGAAATGGTCTATAATTGCCAAGCATTTAAAAGGGAGAATCGGAAAGCAGTGCAGGGAGAGATGGCACAATCACCTAAACCCTGATGTGAAAAAGTCCTCCTGGACAGAAGAAGAGGATCGCATCATATACAGTGCCCACAAGCGCATGGGGAACAGATGGGCAGAAATTGCCAAGCTACTTCCGGGCAG gaCTGATAATTCGATAAAAAATCACTGGAATTCTACCATGAAACGAAAGGTGGAGCAAGAAGGCTATTTACAGGATCTAATGAACTGTGACCGACCGTCCAAACTCCAGGCCAAATCCTGTGCCGCACCTAATCACTTGCAAGCACAAAACCAGTTTTATATTCCAGTCCAGACACAG ATTCCAAGATATAGCTCTTTGTCCCACGATGACAACTGCATAGAGATTCAAAATTCCTTTTCTTTTATCCAG CAGCCCTTTGTTGATGCGGATGatcctgaaaaagaaaagagaataaaggAACTTGAGTTGCTACTTATGTCAGCTGAGAATGAAGTCAGAAGAAAGCGGGTACCATCT GGGAGTTCTTTAAGCTGGTCAGAAAGTTATCATATGGGGGAGAGCATGTCCAATACAATGAGCCACTTAGAAGAACAAACACATGACTTCTATAGCCTAGATGAAATACCCAACACCTCTGGGCAGCAAAGTGTGGAGGACAAGATTTTGGCTCCAGAAGCAAACATTGTACTGCAGCCTCTGGAGACAATCCCAGAATTTTCAGAAACCTTAGAGCTGATTGATGTG gaTACTGTTGATTGGAATAACATTGAAAGCTTTGAGTTGCCCTTTACTGCTTCCCCTGCCAAGCAGACGCCAATGAAATGGATCCATGAGATTTCTCCAGAGTGTGCACTTAACTCTTGCTTGGTGCAGGCGGATGGAAGGGGTTCAGCAAGTAGAGTGCTCTCCTCATCTCCTGCTATAAAGTTTTACTCACCCCCGACAATTCTAAGGAAGAAGAAAATTCACTCTGATTTGTCGCTTACTCCAGAAGTACGGGATGCCAGCAATGTTGTTCTAAAGGGGACACCAGTAAAAACACGCCAGTATTCCCCCTTACAG TTATTTCGCTCTGGAAATGTTCAAAACCATTTGAATCTTGACAACCTACCTCTCACCTCCACGCCAGTATGTGGGCAGAAAATCTCTGCAACTCCCCTACAGAGGCAAATTACAcctaaaaaagataaagaaaatgcTGG CTTTAGAACACCTACTATAAGAAGATCTTTAATGGCCGTGACTCCTAGAACACCTACTCCATTTAAAAATGCTCTTGCTGCCCAGGAAAAGAAGTACGGACCCCTCAGAACCGTG ATGCAGCCTCTGATCTTTGTTGAAGAGGATATCATGGAGGTTTTAAAGGAAGAAACTGAGAAAGATGTCTTCATAAAAGAGGAAAAGGAATCTGATTGTAAACCAATGAAACATGAG CACGTTTCTACGGTGAGGAAAGTTCGCAAATCATTGATCCTTGACAGCTGCGATAAAGAGGAACTTGGTGCTGATTTCCTGGCTCCGGATGAAGTTTCTCAATCTCAG AATGGGAATACACTTCCTACATCTTTTCTCATGATACCTTTGGGGGAGAGACAAGACCAAAAGTGTGATGAGAACACCGACACTCGTAAAGGAAGTGTAATGCAAAGGAAAAAGTACATTCCTGCCACGAGAAATGTCAAGTTGCAAAGTTCTGTGCAG CCTCTCTGCGAATGGGAAGCTGTTGTGTATGGGAAGACAGAAGACCAATTAATCATGACGGAGCAAGCAAGGAGATACCTTGATACCTACAAACCAACTTCCAGTTCTGGACTAAGGCACCTCATTTTATGA